One Vigna unguiculata cultivar IT97K-499-35 chromosome 11, ASM411807v1, whole genome shotgun sequence DNA window includes the following coding sequences:
- the LOC114168986 gene encoding FT-interacting protein 1-like, with protein MKLVVEVINAHDLMPKDGEGSASPFVEVDFENQLSRTRTVPKNLNPTWNQKLLFHLDATKPYHRQTIEISVYNERRVTPGRNFLGRVRIPCSNIVKEGEEVYQIFPLEKKWFLSPVKGEIGLKIYIASDSTNSKPKPLVFSSELEKLPPSTPLQAPESTTSTTLPPPPITPSHRTTSEADSIEDLPAFDTPKSSIEEAEVYSGAQVRSSGVDIDPELKKESREAVPETTQQLDKHQVLQPQTISVQRRPPGTSSAMHSVDPQVQSSHHHENYNHNDTNPQPRISIKRRPQAQGTPFTMNPQIQPSHGEGYNHNDTNQKPRISIKRRTRGPFNPQVHASHDEAYNLMGTNPQQPRILVERQPQNTPLTTHQVSPQPQPQPQVHTSHDENYNLSDTNARHGERWPSGGTYGRRGWMSGGGGDRFTSTFDLVEQMYYLYVRVVKAKDLPPSTITSSCDPYVEVKLGNYRGRTKHFDRKLNPEWNQVFAFSKDRIQSSVLEVFVKDKAMMGRDEYLGRVVFDLNEVPTRVPPDSPLAPQWYRLEDWREEGKVRGDIMLAVWMGTQADEAFSDAWHSDAATVYGEGVFNIRSKVYMSPKLWYLRVNVIEAQDVIPGDRNRLPEVFVKAQVGCQVLTTKICPTRTTTPFWNEDLIFVACEPFEEQLTITVEDRVHPSKDEVLGKISLPMTLFEKRLDQRPVHSRWFSLEKFGFGMIEGDRRNELKFSSRIHMRICLEGGYHVLDESTLYSSDQRPTARQLWKQPIGILEVGILGAQGLLPMKMRDGRGSTDAYCVAKYGQKWVRTRTLLDTFSPKWNEQYTWEVYDPCTVITLGVFDNCHLGGEKDTGRDCRIGKVRIRLSTLEANRIYTNSHPLLVLHPHGVKKMGELQLSVRFTALSLANIVHIYGQPLLPKIHYLHPFTVNQIDNLRYQAMNIVAARLGRAEPPLRKEVVEYMLDVDSHMWSMRRSKANFFRIMSLFSGMITMGKWFSDVCLWKNHVTSILVHILFLILIWYPELILPTVFLYMFLIGLWNYRFRPRQPPQMDPKLSWAEAVHPDELDEEFDTFPSSRSQDVVRMRYDRLRTVAGRIQTVVGDIATQGERVQSLLSWRDPRATSLFVVFSFCAAVILYATPFRVVALVSGLYFLRHPRFRSKMPSVPSNFFKRLPARTDSLL; from the coding sequence ATGAAACTGGTTGTGGAGGTTATTAATGCTCATGATCTTATGCCAAAAGATGGTGAAGGATCAGCCAGTCCCTTTGTGGAAGTAGACTTTGAAAACCAGCTTAGCAGAACCAGAACTGTCCCAAAGAACCTTAACCCCACATGGAACCAAAAACTACTCTTCCATTTGGATGCAACAAAACCTTACCATCGCCAAACCATTGAAATATCTGTCTACAACGAGAGGAGAGTTACCCCAGGTAGAAACTTCCTTGGAAGGGTGAGAATTCCTTGCTCCAACATTGTCAAGGAAGGTGAAGAAGTGTATCAGATTTTCCCACTTGAAAAGAAATGGTTTCTGTCACCAGTTAAGGGTGAGATTGGACTTAAAATATACATTGCATCAGACTCCACAAACTCCAAACCAAAACCTCTTGTTTTCTCTTCAGAACTAGAAAAACTCCCACCTTCTACTCCACTCCAAGCACCAGAATCAACAACTAGTACTACccttcctcctcctcctattACTCCTTCACACAGAACAACATCAGAAGCTGATTCCATTGAAGATCTTCCAGCATTTGACACCCCAAAATCAAGTATAGAAGAAGCAGAAGTATATTCTGGTGCACAGGTTCGGTCTAGTGGTGTTGATATCGATCCAGAGCTAAAGAAAGAAAGCAGAGAAGCTGTGCCAGAGACAACTCAACAACTAGACAAGCATCAAGTTCTTCAGCCGCAGACGATTTCAGTACAGAGAAGACCACCAGGTACTTCATCTGCCATGCATTCAGTTGATCCTCAAGTCCAATCTAGTCATCATCATGAAAACTATAACCACAATGACACCAATCCACAGCCTAGGATTTCAATAAAGAGGCGACCTCAAGCACAAGGTACTCCTTTCACAATGAATCCACAAATCCAACCAAGCCATGGTGAAGGCTACAATCACAATGACACCAACCAGAAGCCAAGAATTTCAATCAAGAGACGAACGCGAGGACCCTTTAATCCACAAGTCCATGCTAGCCATGATGAGGCCTACAACCTCATGGGAACCAATCCACAACAGCCAAGAATATTAGTAGAGAGACAACCTCAGAATACTCCACTCACCACACACCAAGTTAGTCCCCAACCCCAACCCCAACCCCAAGTCCATACTAGCCATGATGAAAACTACAATCTCAGTGACACCAACGCACGTCACGGAGAAAGGTGGCCAAGTGGTGGAACTTATGGCAGAAGAGGGTGGAtgagtggtggtggtggtgacagATTCACTAGTACATTTGACCTTGTTGAGCAGATGTATTATCTGTATGTTCGTGTGGTGAAGGCCAAAGATCTTCCTCCAAGCACCATCACCTCAAGCTGTGATCCTTATGTGGAAGTGAAGCTGGGGAACTACAGGGGAAGAACAAAGCACTTCGATAGGAAACTGAACCCGGAGTGGAACCAAGTGTTTGCTTTCTCCAAAGACCGCATTCAGTCTTCTGTTTTAGAAGTCTTTGTGAAAGATAAAGCAATGATGGGGAGAGATGAGTATCTTGGAAGGGTGGTTTTTGACCTCAATGAGGTTCCAACAAGAGTTCCACCAGATAGTCCACTGGCTCCTCAGTGGTATCGGCTTGAGGACTGGCGCGAAGAAGGCAAGGTGAGGGGTGACATCATGCTTGCAGTTTGGATGGGAACACAAGCTGATGAGGCTTTCTCAGATGCTTGGCATTCTGATGCTGCCACTGTCTATGGAGAGGGTGTTTTCAACATCAGATCAAAGGTTTACATGTCACCAAAACTGTGGTATCTCAGAGTGAATGTGATTGAAGCTCAAGATGTAATACCGGGTGACAGAAACAGATTACCTGAGGTTTTTGTGAAAGCTCAAGTGGGGTGCCAAGTACTAACAACCAAGATATGCCCCACAAGAACAACCACCCCATTTTGGAATGAAGATTTGATTTTTGTAGCCTGTGAGCCATTTGAGGAGCAGTTAACAATCACTGTGGAGGATCGTGTGCACCCTTCAAAAGATGAGGTACTTGGGAAGATAAGCCTACCAATGACCCTCTTTGAGAAGCGTTTAGACCAAAGGCCTGTTCATTCCCGCTGGTTCAGTCTGGAGAAATTTGGCTTTGGAATGATAGAAGGTGATAGAAGAAATGAGCTCAAGTTTTCAAGCAGGATTCACATGAGAATTTGCCTTGAAGGTGGATACCATGTTCTTGATGAGTCCACTTTGTATAGCAGTGATCAGAGACCAACAGCGAGACAACTATGGAAGCAACCAATTGGGATACTCGAAGTAGGCATCTTAGGAGCTCAAGGGCTTCTCCCAATGAAGATGAGGGATGGAAGAGGCAGCACTGATGCATACTGTGTTGCCAAGTATGGTCAGAAATGGGTCAGAACAAGAACACTGCTTGACACTTTCAGTCCTAAATGGAATGAGCAATACACATGGGAGGTTTATGATCCTTGCACTGTGATAACATTGGGAGTTTTTGACAACTGCCATTTAGGTGGAGAAAAAGATACAGGTAGAGATTGTCGTATTGGAAAGGTAAGAATAAGGCTATCAACACTTGAAGCTAATAGAATCTACACCAATTCTCACCCTCTTCTTGTTCTACACCCACATGGGGTTAAGAAGATGGGAGAGCTTCAGTTATCAGTGAGGTTCACAGCACTCTCATTAGCTAACATAGTTCACATCTATGGCCAACCTTTGCTTCCAAAGATTCACTACTTGCACCCTTTCACAGTTAACCAAATAGACAACTTAAGGTACCAAGCAATGAACATTGTGGCTGCAAGGCTTGGCAGAGCCGAACCACCACTGAGGAAAGAGGTGGTGGAGTACATGCTGGATGTTGATTCCCATATGTGGAGCATGAGAAGAAGCAAGGCGAATTTCTTCCGCATCATGTCACTTTTCTCTGGTATGATCACAATGGGAAAGTGGTTCAGTGATGTTTGCCTGTGGAAGAACCATGTTACATCAATCCTAGTTCACATTCTCTTCCTTATACTGATATGGTACCCGGAATTGATCCTACCAACTGTGTTTCTATACATGTTCCTGATTGGTCTGTGGAACTACAGGTTCAGGCCAAGACAGCCTCCCCAAATGGATCCTAAACTCTCCTGGGCTGAAGCTGTTCATCCTGATGAACTAGATGAAGAGTTTGACACATTTCCAAGTTCAAGATCACAAGATGTTGTGAGAATGAGGTATGACAGGCTTAGAACTGTGGCAGGTAGGATTCAGACAGTTGTTGGGGACATAGCCACACAAGGGGAGAGGGTTCAGTCTCTGCTGAGTTGGAGAGACCCCAGAGCAACAAGCCTCTTTGTAGTGTTCAGCTTCTGTGCTGCTGTGATTCTCTATGCAACACCATTCAGAGTGGTGGCTCTGGTTTCAGGCTTGTACTTTTTGAGACATCCAAGGTTTAGGAGCAAGATGCCTTCGGTGCCAAGCAATTTCTTCAAGAGGCTCCCAGCTAGAACAGATAGTTTACTGTGA
- the LOC114169624 gene encoding O-fucosyltransferase 20-like, translating to MAKSKNNAKKLSYISVPSQIINSISSSSLQSLLESPKKCARHSKFFSFFKWGRPRLFLFILSLLAFFTMLKLGFNLATPFSPFPCATSVGFSKSLPGGVVLSRKSGVLDGGDDTVSEPLITSVQLHAQVPRGVETGEEIEKSEFWEQPDGLGYKPCLGFSREYRRQSEGVVKNRRRYLMVVVSGGMNQQRNQIVDAVVIARILGAALVVPILQVNVIWEDESEFADIFDLEHFKSVLANDVRVVSALPSTHLMTRPVEGSPPPHATPSWIRSHYLRRFNREGVLLLRGLDSRLSKDLPPDLQKLRCKVAFDALRFAKPVQELGNNIAERMKSKGPYLALHLRMEKDVWVRTGCLPGLSPEYDEIVKTERINRPELLTAKSNMTYHERKLAGLCPLNAVEVTRLLKALGAPKSARIYWAGGQPLGGKEALQPLINEFQNLYSKEDLALPEELEPFANKASLMAAIDYIVSEKSDVFMPSHGGNMGHAIQGHRAYAGHKKYITPNKRHMLPYFLNSSLPEEEFNRIIKELHQDSLGQPELRTSKAARDVTKYPIPECMCNDS from the exons ATGGCAAAGTCCAAGAACAATGCCAAGAAGTTGTCTTACATTTCAGTCCCTTCTCAGATCATCAACTCCATATCTTCCTCTTCTCTTCAATCTTTGCTAGAATCTCCCAAGAAATGTGCAAGACATTCAAAATTCTTCAGCTTTTTCAAGTGGGGTAGGCCAAGATTGTTCCTTTTCATTCTCTCTCTCCTCGCCTTCTTCACCATGCTCAAGCTGGGCTTCAATCTGGCCACCCCATTTTCTCCTTTCCCCTGTGCAACCTCAGTAGGCTTCTCAAAATCCCTCCCCGGAGGAGTAGTTTTATCACGGAAGAGTGGTGTTTTGGATGGTGGCGATGACACTGTTTCTGAGCCTCTGATTACCAGTGTGCAGTTACATGCACAGGTTCCGAGAGGGGTGGAAACTGGTGAAGAGATTGAAAAGAGTGAGTTTTGGGAGCAGCCAGATGGGTTAGGGTACAAACCTTGCTTAGGTTTCAGCCGGGAGTATAGGAGGCAGAGTGAGGGAGTTGTGAAGAACCGGAGGAGGTACCTCATGGTGGTGGTTTCTGGAGGGATGAATCAGCAGAGGAATCAGATTGTTGATGCCGTTGTCATTGCTAGGATTCTTGGGGCTGCTTTGGTTGTTCCTATATTGCAAGTCAATGTCATTTGGGAAGATGAAAG TGAATTTGCTGATATATTTGATTTGGAGCACTTCAAGAGTGTTCTTGCCAATGATGTGAGGGTGGTTTCAGCTTTGCCATCAACACATCTAATGACAAGGCCAGTGGAGGGAAGCCCTCCTCCTCATGCCACTCCCAGTTGGATTCGGTCACACTATCTCAGAAGA TTCAACAGAGAAGGTGTCTTGCTTTTACGTGGACTGGATTCGAGGCTGTCAAAGGATCTTCCTCCTGATCTTCAGAAGCTTAGATGCAAG GTTGCTTTTGATGCATTGAGGTTTGCAAAGCCTGTTCAGGAACTTGGTAACAACATTGCTGAGagaatgaaaagcaagggaccTTACCTTGCTCTTCATCTACGGATGGAAAAGGATGTCTGGGTGAGAACTGGTTGTCTACCTGGTTTGAGTCCCGAGTATGATGAGATTGTAAAAACTGAGAGGATAAATAGGCCTGAGCTCTTAACTGCAAAATCAAACATGACATACCATGAAAGGAAGCTGGCTGGTCTCTGTCCCTTAAATGCTGTCGAGGTTACCAG GCTGCTTAAAGCTCTAGGAGCTCCAAAAAGTGCAAGAATTTACTGGGCTGGAGGACAACCATTAGGTGGTAAAGAGGCACTGCAACCACTAATCAATGAGTTTCAAAATCTTTACAGCAAGGAAGATCTTGCATTACCTGAAGAACTAGAACCATTTGCAAATAAAGCTTCCCTAATGGCTGCCATAGATTACATAGTCTCTGAGAAGAGTGATGTTTTCATGCCATCTCATGGAGGAAATATGGGCCATGCAATTCAG GGTCACAGGGCTTATGCAGGTCACAAGAAATATATAACACCAAACAAAAGACATATGCTACCCTATTTTCTGAACTCTTCCCTCCCTGAAGAAGAGTTCAACAGAATCATCAAGGAACTGCATCAAGACTCATTAGGTCAGCCAGAACTCAGGACTAGCAAGGCTGCAAGAGATGTCACTAAATATCCTATTCCTGAGTGCATGTGCAATGACTCATAA